The following coding sequences lie in one Fusarium poae strain DAOMC 252244 chromosome 1, whole genome shotgun sequence genomic window:
- a CDS encoding hypothetical protein (TransMembrane:1 (o345-365i)~BUSCO:31072at5125) — MLELHVWGSAFGLPSIDPECLAVITYLHSSNPASAWRLIPSNDPSVSPSNTLPALHHEGVWISGFVPIVQYLTDKSLGDNLDAKLTSLEHADRVAYAAFLSAHAAPLLDLSLYVSAANWSATTRPAFSTLLPFPLTWTIPPLLRAEAVKRVEHLGFAEMDTDFDPNGGLHLSSGRDALPETFRRHIPARTKKTVHEEMTPEQAVLIRLYGITEDCLSVVDDFLEYGSEEEAYAFFEGTELSSLDCLAFGYLALMRDAPVPRSFLKDWLMKKTPRLYKFVDHVKIRHLQKSGPLPWAESTQNTALRIGTRTLDSIIHNVPGLGEEYATEVRKRAEGGITGIDSRSLMLALSLLATGAALGYGYHTYKAMQPFGSRIQVWQSLQNRSRLSEFGALGTMLGSVLGGPSGAPQPSNPSNQARFVETDTEVD, encoded by the exons ATGTTGGAGCTTCATGTATGGGGTTCAGCCTTTGGCTTGCCGTCAATCGATCCCGAGTGCCTTGCCGTTATCACATACCTGCATAGCTCCAACCCTGCATCAGCTTGGCGCTTGATTCCTAGCAACGACCCTTCAGTCAGCCCGTCCA ATACGCTTCCTGCGCTTCATCATGAGGGCGTCTGGATATCGGGTTTTGTACCTATCGTTCAGTACTTGACCGACAAGTCACTCGGTGACAACTTAGACGCCAAACTGACGTCTCTTGAGCATGCTGATCGTGTTGCATACGCTGCCTTCTTGTCTGCGCATGCTGCTCCCTTGCTGGACCTCTCACTCTATGTCTCGGCCGCCAACTGGTCAGCTACCACCAGGCCCGCCTTCAGCACTCTATTACCATTCCCATTGACATGGACAATTCCACCGCTACTTCGTGCCGAGGCAGTCAAGCGTGTTGAGCACCTGGGCTTTGCTGAAATGGACACCGACTTTGACCCTAATGGAGGCCTTCACCTATCATCAGGAAGGGATGCTTTACCAGAAACCTTCCGAAGACATATTCCTGCGCGGACAAAGAAGACCGTCCACGAGGAGATGACCCCTGAACAAGCGGTTCTTATCCGACTTTACGGCATCACAGAAGACTGCCTTTCTGTAGTGGATGACTTTCTCGAGTATGGCtccgaggaggaggcatATGCATTCTTCGAAGGCACCGAACTCTCATCTTTGGACTGTCTGGCCTTTGGCTATCTTGCGCTTATGCGAGATGCTCCTGTACCGAGATCTTTCTTGAAAGACTGGCTTATGAAGAAGACTCCACGCTTGTATAAGTTTGTTGATCATGTCAAGATAAGGCATCTGCAAAAGTCCGGCCCCTTGCCATGGGCTGAATCAACCCAAAATACGGCGCTGCGCATCGGCACGCGGACTCTTGATAGTATCATTCACAACGTTCCtggccttggcgaagagTATGCGACTGAGGTACGAAAGCGTGCTGAGGGAGGCATCACCGGCATCGACAGCAGATCCCTCATGTTGGCCTTGAGTCTTCTCGCCACAGGCGCCGCTCTCGGATATGGCTACCACACATACAAGGCGATGCAACCTTTTGGATCCAGGATACAAGTTTGGCAATCGCTTCAGAACAGATCCAGGCTGAGTGAGTTTGGAGCTCTTGGTACTATGCTGGGTAGCGTACTAGGAGGGCCGTCGGGAGCACCTCAACCTTCTAACCCGTCGAACCAGGCTCGTTTTGTCGAGACTGACACAGAGGTAGATTAA
- a CDS encoding hypothetical protein (TransMembrane:10 (i12-31o91-111i132-149o185-205i225-243o269-292i304-322o328-345i357-376o382-406i)~BUSCO:30457at5125) gives MSDTMTLRGKASVFAGAALLRLVLFLAFPGLPDLLTGRVEISTPVTSFKRLQEGLFLYTNNVSPYEGGVFHQAPLLLPLFSLLPDVKSWPIFTHLLYIAVDLLSADALYKIADSCVASNSRLFKSPRRANKFGSAAVAAGFLFNPYTIATCVGRSTGVFTNCAILLAITKAIQGSPFNAMVALSFASYLSMYPILLLPPLILLAYDCQVEKRRVASSAKFATTNVAVVAGCMVSLLGMSFLLANNSWEFLARTYGIQLTLSDLTPNVGLWWYFFIEMFDSFRAFFLGVFWLHLASYPAALSIRLRPQPLAVLTILLGTFSIFKPYPSLADASLFLSVVPLFRHVFPLMRYAFVTTSTLLYASFLGPAFYHLWIYAGSGNANFFYAITLVWSLGQSLLVTDLTFAVLRDEWEIDRPEMAGKEIRQI, from the exons ATGTCAGACACAATGACGTTGCGAGGCAAAGCGAGCGTCTTTGCTGGCGCTGCTCTGCTCCGACTTGTTCTCTTTCTCGCATTCCCAGGTCTTCCCGATCTACTAACTGGTCGCGTCGAGATATCAACCCCCGTCACGAGCTTCAAGCGCT TGCAAGAAGGGCTCTTCTTATATACGAATAATGTCTCTCCTTACGAAGGTGGTGTCTTCCACCAGGCGCCGCTGCTGTTGCCCTTGTTCTCACTACTCCCTGACGTAAAGAGCTGGCCTATCTTTACACATCTACTTTACATCGCTGTGGACCTTTTAAGCGCCGATGCGCTCTACAAGATTGCCGATTCATGTGTGGCGAGCAATTCGAGGCTGTTTAAATCACCGCGCCGCGCCAACAAGTTTGGCAGCGCTGCAGTTGCTGCTGG CTTCTTGTTCAACCCATACACCATTGCCACATGTGTTGGACGATCAACAGGCGTCTTCACCAACTGTGCCATCCTCTTGGCCATCACCAAGGCTATCCAGGGCTCTCCCTTTAACGCCATGGTTGCTCTGTCGTTCGCCTCTTACTTGTCGATGTACCCTATTCTACTTCTGCCTCCGCTCATCCTTCTCGCCTATGACTGCCAAGTTGAAAAGCGCCGGGTTGCTTCATCTGCCAAGTTCGCTACTACTAACGTAGCCGTTGTGGCCGGATGCATGGTGTCCTTGCTGGGCATGTCCTTCTTGCTTGCCAACAATTCTTGGGAATTCCTTGCTCGCACATACGGCATTCAGTTGACCTTGTCAGACTTAACACCTAACGTTGGTTTGTGGTGGTATTTCTTCATTGAGATGTTTGACTCGTTCAGAGCCTTCTTCCTGGGTGTTTTCTGGCTGCACCTGGCATCTTATCCTGCGGCGCTCTCTATTCGCCTGCGCCCTCAGCCATTAGCTGTGTTGACTATTCTTCTTGGTACTTTCTCTATCTTCAAGCCCTACCCTTCGCTTGCGGATGCAAGTCTGTTCCTTTCCGTTGTTCCTTTGTTTCGACATGTCTTCCCGCTTATGCGATACGCTTTTGTCACTACATCAACGCTTCTGTATGCGTCATTCCTTGGACCGGCCTTCTATCACCTCTGGATCTATGCAGGAAGTGGCAATGCCAACTTCTTCTACGCCATCACTCTTGTGTGGAGTCTGGGCCAGAGTTTACTGGTGACAGACTTGACATTTGCGGTGCTGAGAGATGAATGGGAGATTGATCGTCCTGAGATGGCAGGTAAAGAGATCAGGCAGATATAA